DNA sequence from the Streptomyces sp. NBC_01497 genome:
GCGGTATCCGGCGTCGCGTCCGGTGAAGTCGACGTGCTGCGGCCGGCGCATGGTCCAGTCCGAGTACAGCAGGCCCTCGTCACCGAGGAGTTCGACCTCCAGGCCGCTGATGGCCTGGTTGAGGCGGGCGAACGTGAGCTTCATGCCACTGCCCTCGGGGCCCGGCTGGCCCTGGGCGAGCTGCTGCCGCAACCGCTCGCCGGTGAGGCGCCCCACCTCCGACTCGACCCACAGGTCGAGAAGACGCTGGTGCAGCTCGTGGGTGCGCAGCTCCGGGCGCTCGCGCCAGGTCGCGGCGGCGGGTCCGATCATGCCGCCCTCGCGCGGCTGCCGGGCGCCGCCGATGGACACGCGCTCGTTCATCAACGTGGTCTGGGCGACGCGCCAGCCCTCGCCTACGGCGCCCAGGCGCTGGGCGTCGGGGATACGCACGTCGGTGAGGAAGACCTCGTTGAACTCGGCCTCGCCGGTGATCTGGCGCAGGGGACGCACTTCGACGCCCGGGTCCGTCATGTCGCAGACGAAGTACGTGATGCCGCGGTGCTTGGGCAGGTCGGGGTCGGTACGGGCGATGAGGATGGCCCAGCGCGCGAGGTGCGCGCTCGACGTCCAGACCTTCTGGCCGTTCACGATCCAGTCGCCCGTCGCCTCCTCGCGCACGGCGCGGGTGGCGAGCGCCGCGAGGTCGGAACCCGCGCCGGGCTCACTGAACAGCTGGCACCACACCTCCCGGCCGGTCCACAGCGGCTTCAGGAACCGTTCCCGCTGCTCCTGGGTGCCGTATTGCAGCACGGTGGGCGCGGCCATGCCGAGGCCGATGCCGATGCGGCGCGGGTCGTTGCCGGGAGCGCCGGCGGCGGCGAGTTCCGCGTCGACGACGGGTTGCAGCGAACGCGGCGCGTCGAGGCCGCCGAGGCCGACGGGGAAGTGGATCCAGGCGAGACCGGCGTCGAAGCGCGCGTCGAGGAAGTCCGCCGGGTCCGTGGTGGCGGGCGGGTGGTCCGCGAGCAGCCGCCGGGCGCGGGCGCGCAGGTCGTCGGCGCCGGGCGGGGTGGCAGCGGTGCCGGCCATCACTTGGCTCCTTCCGGTACGACGACGACCCGGCCCGTGGTGGTGCCGTCGGCGACGCGCTGGACGGCGTCGGCGGCGTCGGCGAGAGCGACACGGTCGCTGACGAAGGGCGCGATCCTGCCCTGCTCGGCGAGGACGGTGAGGCGCTCGTGGCAGCGGGCGACGGCGGCGGGTTCCTTCGCCGCGTACAGGCCCCAGTGCAGGCCGAGGATGGAGTAGTTCTTCACGAGGGCGTGGCTGAGCGCGGGTGCGGGGATGTCGCCGCTGGTGAAGCCGATGACGACGATGCGCCCCTCGAAGGCCACGCACTTGGCGGACTTGGTGTAGGCGTCGCCGCCGACCGGGTCGTAGACGACGTCGGCGCCACGGCCGCCGGTGACGTCCTTGACGGCGGCCACGATGTCGTCGGTGTGCCGGTCGAGCACCAGGTCGCAGCCGAGCTCGCGGGCGGCCCCGGCCTTCGCCGGGCCGCCGACGACGCCGATGACGGTGGCGCCGGCCGCCTTGCCGAGCTGCACGGCGGCGCTGCCCACTCCCCCGGCGGCCGCGTGCACGAGCAGCGTCTCGCCGGCCTGGAGGTGGGCGCGGCGGTGCAGGGCGAACCAGCCGGTCTGGTAGCCGATGTGCAGGGCCGCGGCCTGTGCGTCGTCGAGTGCGGCGGGGGCGGGGAGCAGGGCTGCCTCGGTGGCGAGCGCGTAGTCCGCGAAGCCGCCGTGCGGCAGCGCCACGGTGCCGATGACGCGGCGGCCGTCCTCGGTGCGGCCACAGATCTCCACGCCGGGCGTGAACGGCAGAGGTGGCCTTATCTGGTACTGCCCGCGGCACAGCAGGGCGTCGGGGAAGTTCACGTTGGCGGCGCTGACCGCCACCCTGACCTGCCCGGGTCCCGGCTCGGGCGGCTCGATCTCGGCGAGGCGCATCACCTCGCCCGGCTCGCCGTTGCGGTGCACTTGCCATGCCTGCATTCGGGCCTCCACACACGATGGGCAGTAGGGCGTCCCGCCGCATACTAAGCGGTCGCTTGCGGGTGAGGGAACCGGGTCAGGGGTGCGTTCACCGCGGAAGCCGGGCCGGGAGGCGTCTCGGGCGGATCGCGGACCGGTCCTCCGCGCGGACCCGCTGGGCCGGAGCCCGGGTGGCCCCGGACCGGGCAGGGCACCGGCCGGGACGAGGGCCGTACGGGATCTCTCCTCGCGCGGCGCCCGCCCACGGCTCACCGCCGAGCCGCCTCGAAGAGGCCCTGCGCCTCAGTGACCGCCCGCGCCAACGACTCCGGTTCCGGTCGCAGCCGGGACATGATCGCGTCGGTGCCCCGCAGGCCGGCCCGTTCGAGGAGGCGCTTGTCGTTGGTGACCCACTCACCACGTGCGGCCAGCACCGCGTGGGCCGTCTGTGCGGCCGCGACGGACAGCGCGCCCGCCACCTCGCTCAATCGGCCGTGCGGGACGTGGGCGGCCTTGGCGTACTGGAGGGTGAGGGCCGCCCTTTCGCGCCACACCGGCGGGGCCGTCGCGCGCAACCGCGGCGGATACCCGGGGCGGGGCAGTGCTCCGCGCAGGACCTGGTTCAGGCCCAGTTCGGCGACCACCAGGTAACTGGGGACGCCCGCGAGGTGGAACATCAGCGGCTCCCAGTGGAAGCGGCCGTGCCGGGCCTCGGTGAGTTCGTGTTCGACGGCGTCGAGGTCCCGGTAGTGGACGTCGACGCGTCGGCCGTCGATCGTGAGCCAGGCTCCGCCGTTGAACACCCCGCCGCCCCAGTCGCCGATCCCGGACACCTCGCCGTCCCAGCCGACGGCCCGTAGGGACGCCGGCTCGAAGGCTCCCCGGTAGTAGACGGCCAGGTCCCAGTCGCTGTCGGGAGTATGGGTGCCCTGGGCGCGCGAGCCGCCGAGGGCGACAGCCCGTACGGCGGGCAGCGCGGCAAGCCGGTCGGCGACGTGGTCGAGGAAAGCGGGGCCGGTCATGGATGTCCGGGGCATGGGGATCCGATCGCGCGAAGTGGATGACGGACGGCGCGGGCGCACCCGGTGAACACCGGAGCGGGAGCTCGAACGGCGTCACATGGCGTGCCGGGCGTGTCATCACTTCACGGCGGCGACCTTACCGCCGCGGGCGGGTGCCCGGTACGGGCATGTCGCGCGGCGGACGCCGCCGCCGGAGCCGTGGCGAGCCCGGAAGGGCCGCCTCCTTACGAGGCGGCGGGAAACCCACACCCGCGTACGCGTAGGCGGGCGAAGCACACCGCTTTGGAGGGCACCCCTCTGTACGAGGCCGCCCGTCACGGGTCCCTACGCGGCCGGCGGTGAGCCGAGACGCGCGATGGCCCGGCCGGACGTGCCGGCCGGGCCATCCGGTGCGTGGGCCTCGCGCGTGGGCGGGGCCGGTGAGTCAGGCCCCGCCGCGGGCGCTGTCGGCGTCGGCGAAGAGCGGGACGGGGCGGATGTGACGGAGATAGGACTCCGCCTTGAGGATCGCCTCACGGGCCGTGCGCTGGCCCATCAGGACGCAGAGCGTGTAGGCCACGTCCTCGAAGCGCCTTCGCGTGGTCTCGTCGTACGGGTCGGCGAGCACCAGCCGTTCCCAAGCCCGGTAACGGCCCAGCAGGTCGGCGACCAGGTGTCGGTCCGGCAGCAGCATCTCTACCACTTCCAGCGGTGGTCGGTCGGTCCCGCTCGCCGTATCGAGACGTGCGCCTTTGGACGTGGCGACGCGGGCGGAAGACGGGACCTGCGCCGCAGCGACGCCCCGCTCCCCAGCTCATTCTCACCCGGTCGCCATGTTTGCGCCTGTCGAGACGCGTGGTGCCGGTCCTACCGGCCCTCTCCCCGCCCTGAGCGCGATCCCGGAACGCTCCCGAGCGGAAGCCGTCGTCAGCGCGGGAACAGTTCGAAACCCACTGCCGGCCTGCCCCCGAACCTCGGCGCCAGTGCCCCGGCCGCCCCGGTCAGGAACGTACGGCAGTAGTCCTCGGGCTCCTGGTCGGTCAGCGCCTCCACGTAGGTGCGGTGTTCGAGCAGCGAGGCGACCGCGCGTTCGAGACCGGGGCCCGCGTCCACGGCGTGGGTGGGCGAGGCGGACCCGGCGACGGCGACCCAGCGCACGCCGTCCCAGGGGGCGAGGCCCCGCCCGGTCAGTTCGGGGAAGATCCACCGGTTTCCGGCGTCGCACGCCGCGTCCAGCGCTGCCCGGCCGACGGCCCGGTGATCGGGGGTGTTCCAGGCGACGCCGCCCCAGGTGTCCCGGTGGTTGACCGTGATGACCAGTTCGGGGCGGTGGCCGCGGATCGCGGCCGTGATGTCCCTGCGCAGCTCCGGGCCGTACGCGACGACACCGTCGGGGTGGCCGAGGAACTCCACGGCGTTCACCCCGACCACGGCGGCGCCTGCCCGCTGCTCGCGTTCGCGCAGCGGCCCGCACTTCTCGGGAGCGATCGTGTCGATCCCCGCCTCGCCCCGGGTGGCGAGGACGTAGTTCACCTCCCGCCCCTCGTCCGTCCACCGCGCCACGGCCGCCGCGCAGCCGCACTCCAGGTCGTCGGGGTGCGCCACGACGGCGAGCGCGCGCTCCCAGTCGGTCGGCATCGGGGCCAGCTGTTCGGTCGGCTCTGCCATGCGGCGACTATAGGCACGCCGGGGTGCCGGTACGGCTCTTCCCCCGGACAGGTCCCGGCCGTGTGCGGGCGGGACCCGCCGCTCCTACGGTGGGAGCGTGATCCGGTTCGAGCAGGTCGGCAAGGTCTATCCGGACGGGACGACGGCCGTCGACGGCCTGTCGTTCGAGGTGGGTGAGGGCGAACTCG
Encoded proteins:
- a CDS encoding DUF5133 domain-containing protein, whose product is MLLPDRHLVADLLGRYRAWERLVLADPYDETTRRRFEDVAYTLCVLMGQRTAREAILKAESYLRHIRPVPLFADADSARGGA
- a CDS encoding NADPH:quinone oxidoreductase family protein — encoded protein: MQAWQVHRNGEPGEVMRLAEIEPPEPGPGQVRVAVSAANVNFPDALLCRGQYQIRPPLPFTPGVEICGRTEDGRRVIGTVALPHGGFADYALATEAALLPAPAALDDAQAAALHIGYQTGWFALHRRAHLQAGETLLVHAAAGGVGSAAVQLGKAAGATVIGVVGGPAKAGAARELGCDLVLDRHTDDIVAAVKDVTGGRGADVVYDPVGGDAYTKSAKCVAFEGRIVVIGFTSGDIPAPALSHALVKNYSILGLHWGLYAAKEPAAVARCHERLTVLAEQGRIAPFVSDRVALADAADAVQRVADGTTTGRVVVVPEGAK
- a CDS encoding PIG-L deacetylase family protein, which codes for MAEPTEQLAPMPTDWERALAVVAHPDDLECGCAAAVARWTDEGREVNYVLATRGEAGIDTIAPEKCGPLREREQRAGAAVVGVNAVEFLGHPDGVVAYGPELRRDITAAIRGHRPELVITVNHRDTWGGVAWNTPDHRAVGRAALDAACDAGNRWIFPELTGRGLAPWDGVRWVAVAGSASPTHAVDAGPGLERAVASLLEHRTYVEALTDQEPEDYCRTFLTGAAGALAPRFGGRPAVGFELFPR
- a CDS encoding acyl-CoA dehydrogenase family protein — translated: MAGTAATPPGADDLRARARRLLADHPPATTDPADFLDARFDAGLAWIHFPVGLGGLDAPRSLQPVVDAELAAAGAPGNDPRRIGIGLGMAAPTVLQYGTQEQRERFLKPLWTGREVWCQLFSEPGAGSDLAALATRAVREEATGDWIVNGQKVWTSSAHLARWAILIARTDPDLPKHRGITYFVCDMTDPGVEVRPLRQITGEAEFNEVFLTDVRIPDAQRLGAVGEGWRVAQTTLMNERVSIGGARQPREGGMIGPAAATWRERPELRTHELHQRLLDLWVESEVGRLTGERLRQQLAQGQPGPEGSGMKLTFARLNQAISGLEVELLGDEGLLYSDWTMRRPQHVDFTGRDAGYRYLRSKGNSIEGGTSEVLLNIVAERVLGLPSEPRNDKDVAWKDLTR
- a CDS encoding nucleotidyltransferase domain-containing protein, which codes for MTGPAFLDHVADRLAALPAVRAVALGGSRAQGTHTPDSDWDLAVYYRGAFEPASLRAVGWDGEVSGIGDWGGGVFNGGAWLTIDGRRVDVHYRDLDAVEHELTEARHGRFHWEPLMFHLAGVPSYLVVAELGLNQVLRGALPRPGYPPRLRATAPPVWRERAALTLQYAKAAHVPHGRLSEVAGALSVAAAQTAHAVLAARGEWVTNDKRLLERAGLRGTDAIMSRLRPEPESLARAVTEAQGLFEAARR